From a single Methanomicrobium sp. W14 genomic region:
- a CDS encoding malate dehydrogenase has protein sequence MAKVTIIGASGKVGQFAAYSVSRIPFVTRMVLFGRDGNENVLEGTKWDFIDSFAALGRSLRLQWSIDPADIQDSDIVIITAGIPRHNGQTRLDLAKKNAVIIAGYAEMIAKNAPDSIILVVTNPVDVMTAVALKYSGFPQNRVFGLGTHLDSMRLKSFVANHFQVHVSEVHTRIIGEHGDSMVPLWSATTIGGIQVKNLLAFASLPKEEMVHWVKTAGSHIIEKSGATIYGPGAAIATLVRTVLGNENRILSVSAYVKSEVHDIGNVCIGVPARLNSHGAFPVSIRIDESEVRQFQQSVEKIRGVTAEVMEDLKNQMQDKENETN, from the coding sequence ATGGCAAAAGTAACCATTATAGGTGCTTCCGGGAAAGTAGGCCAGTTTGCCGCATATTCTGTGTCGCGTATACCTTTTGTGACAAGGATGGTTCTTTTTGGAAGGGACGGCAATGAAAATGTGCTTGAGGGCACCAAATGGGATTTTATTGACTCTTTTGCAGCGCTTGGCAGAAGTCTGAGACTTCAGTGGAGTATTGACCCTGCGGATATACAGGACTCTGACATTGTTATAATAACGGCAGGGATTCCGCGTCATAACGGCCAGACCAGGCTTGACCTCGCGAAGAAAAACGCAGTAATCATCGCCGGTTACGCTGAGATGATTGCAAAAAACGCTCCTGACAGCATAATACTCGTTGTAACAAATCCGGTTGACGTAATGACCGCAGTTGCCCTGAAATATTCCGGGTTTCCGCAAAACCGCGTATTCGGCCTGGGGACGCATCTGGACTCGATGCGGCTGAAATCCTTTGTTGCAAACCATTTTCAGGTTCACGTAAGCGAAGTCCATACACGTATTATAGGTGAGCACGGCGACAGTATGGTGCCCCTGTGGTCCGCGACAACTATCGGAGGAATTCAGGTGAAAAATCTTCTTGCTTTCGCAAGTCTGCCGAAAGAGGAGATGGTCCACTGGGTGAAGACTGCAGGTTCGCATATAATCGAGAAGAGCGGTGCGACAATTTACGGTCCCGGTGCTGCGATAGCGACTCTTGTGAGGACTGTTCTTGGAAATGAAAACAGGATTCTTTCTGTCTCGGCGTACGTAAAAAGCGAAGTGCACGATATAGGAAACGTCTGCATAGGCGTTCCGGCAAGACTTAACAGTCACGGTGCTTTTCCGGTCTCAATACGAATTGACGAAAGTGAGGTCAGGCAGTTTCAGCAGTCTGTCGAGAAGATTCGCGGTGTAACAGCCGAAGTTATGGAAGACCTCAAAAATCAGATGCAGGACAAAGAAAACGAAACCAACTGA
- a CDS encoding elongation factor 1-beta — protein sequence MGDVVIIVKVMPESPDVDLAALKVAIKEKYPGTKDIQEEPIGFGLSALKVAIVIPDGEAGASEEAENILCSIDGVQSAEIESLTLT from the coding sequence ATGGGTGACGTTGTAATTATCGTAAAAGTGATGCCCGAATCACCGGATGTTGATCTTGCGGCATTAAAGGTTGCAATCAAGGAAAAATATCCGGGAACAAAGGATATCCAGGAAGAGCCTATCGGATTCGGACTTTCGGCCCTGAAGGTTGCAATAGTAATCCCCGACGGGGAGGCAGGAGCTTCCGAAGAGGCTGAAAATATCCTCTGTTCAATCGACGGTGTTCAGAGTGCCGAGATTGAATCCCTGACACTTACATAA
- a CDS encoding zinc finger domain-containing protein — protein sequence METEKCTSCKAPLSEAGWTKFECPKCGSIIYRCHRCRHQSIPYVCQSCGFQGP from the coding sequence ATGGAAACAGAAAAATGTACATCATGTAAAGCGCCTCTTTCAGAGGCGGGATGGACAAAATTTGAATGCCCAAAATGCGGCAGCATTATCTACAGATGCCACAGGTGCAGACACCAGAGCATCCCGTACGTCTGCCAGTCATGCGGATTCCAGGGGCCATAA
- a CDS encoding uridylate kinase: MKNSGHNDSLLVAKAGGSLTDVISGVTTIFKDSGRRVLIVPGGGVFADTVRELDPKPDAAHWMAILGMEQYGHYISSFGVQSTENPCETKGGADRVRVLLPYRIMREKDPLPHSWDVTSDSIAAWVAETLSADLLVLKSTDGLKKNGSFLKEVCAEEEFEEVDPYFLHYVLEKNIDTWVVNARKPEVLKKFLSGEDFFGTHVHGKFLRRYTPNL; this comes from the coding sequence ATGAAAAACTCAGGACACAATGACAGTCTCCTGGTTGCAAAGGCCGGAGGGAGCCTTACAGATGTTATTTCCGGTGTAACCACCATTTTTAAGGACTCAGGCAGAAGAGTCCTGATAGTCCCGGGCGGCGGAGTCTTTGCCGATACTGTGCGTGAGCTTGACCCGAAACCCGATGCCGCACACTGGATGGCAATCCTGGGGATGGAGCAGTACGGCCATTACATATCATCTTTCGGAGTTCAGTCCACCGAAAACCCCTGCGAAACGAAAGGTGGCGCTGACAGGGTAAGAGTCCTTCTCCCCTACAGGATAATGAGGGAAAAAGATCCTCTCCCGCATTCCTGGGACGTAACGTCAGACTCGATAGCTGCGTGGGTCGCAGAGACCCTTTCAGCAGACCTTCTCGTACTCAAGTCCACAGACGGCCTGAAAAAGAACGGCTCTTTTTTAAAGGAAGTCTGCGCAGAGGAGGAGTTTGAAGAGGTCGACCCGTATTTTCTGCATTACGTTCTTGAAAAAAATATTGACACATGGGTTGTAAATGCCAGAAAACCCGAAGTGCTGAAGAAATTTCTGTCAGGTGAAGACTTTTTCGGCACTCATGTCCATGGGAAGTTTTTAAGAAGGTATACACCGAATTTATAA
- a CDS encoding phospholipase D-like domain-containing protein: MAGVHQKLILVLVIAVLLFFLVSSAYAFKITSVCPDTWQKGEGDEYFVISGNGSLDGFMVSDGEGSVRFVSGDFCKGSVTVAREGRAYEAVHGAPPDYEIYDTDPSVPGVVRSGNFRMGNSGDGLTLFEDNRPVQEVAWPGDFKSREGMVHVLKDDVWDVRPYYIGQSDFGPVTFENVSLTAFVSPDCSYEVISDAIEKAESDIKFNVYEFTSPEIEGLLEKKAGMGVLVKGLLEGGPVGGISGEEYCLASKLSGAGGMLYTVETEKGVFHTPYRYDHAKYLISDDRNVLLTSENFGETGFPLKGKSGNRGYGVYIRDINFTSYFGDVFETDTSGGWVTPFFGKEKYPEEELEKSFSPLFEPENFTGVSVTPVLSPDTSYLIQDMIEKAQTSVDIEQAYIKNWSSGKNPYLEAAVSAADRGVRVRILLDSYYYNTEDDNDNDEMADYINSVAEERNLNLSAALIDLNALGVEKIHNKAVITDGDNVLISSVNWNENSPSYNREAGVILSGGSVGKYYQDVFDYDWSRRQGTGSAGIIESVSKDGGYMLKFFIALFVIILFAAVYLVKRR; the protein is encoded by the coding sequence ATGGCGGGGGTACACCAAAAGTTAATTCTTGTTCTCGTTATAGCTGTCCTGCTCTTCTTTTTAGTGTCCTCCGCGTATGCATTTAAGATAACATCGGTCTGCCCCGATACCTGGCAGAAGGGTGAAGGCGACGAGTATTTTGTCATATCCGGAAACGGGAGTCTTGACGGTTTTATGGTAAGTGACGGCGAGGGAAGCGTCAGGTTTGTCTCCGGCGACTTCTGTAAAGGCTCTGTAACCGTTGCAAGGGAGGGCAGGGCGTATGAGGCTGTTCACGGTGCACCTCCTGATTATGAAATCTATGACACCGACCCGTCTGTTCCAGGTGTCGTGCGCTCGGGAAATTTCAGGATGGGAAACAGCGGTGACGGACTGACTCTCTTTGAAGACAACAGGCCTGTGCAGGAGGTTGCCTGGCCGGGCGACTTCAAGAGCAGGGAAGGGATGGTTCATGTGTTAAAGGACGACGTGTGGGACGTACGTCCGTATTACATAGGCCAGTCGGATTTCGGTCCGGTCACTTTTGAAAATGTATCGCTGACGGCTTTTGTCTCACCCGACTGCTCGTATGAAGTTATCTCTGATGCAATAGAGAAAGCGGAGTCTGACATCAAATTTAACGTATACGAGTTTACAAGTCCTGAAATTGAAGGGCTTTTAGAGAAAAAGGCAGGCATGGGAGTGTTAGTAAAAGGACTTCTCGAGGGAGGGCCTGTAGGCGGGATATCAGGAGAGGAGTACTGCCTGGCATCAAAGCTTTCCGGTGCAGGCGGCATGTTATACACGGTCGAAACAGAAAAAGGGGTTTTTCATACACCTTACAGGTATGACCACGCCAAATACCTGATATCTGATGACAGAAACGTCCTTCTAACAAGCGAGAACTTTGGGGAGACAGGTTTTCCCCTGAAAGGAAAATCCGGAAACCGCGGCTATGGTGTTTATATCAGGGACATAAACTTCACGTCCTATTTCGGTGACGTGTTTGAGACAGATACTTCAGGCGGCTGGGTTACGCCTTTTTTTGGAAAGGAAAAATACCCTGAAGAGGAGTTGGAAAAATCTTTCTCGCCCCTGTTCGAACCGGAAAATTTCACCGGTGTTTCTGTAACGCCTGTCCTCTCTCCTGATACGAGTTATCTTATACAGGATATGATAGAAAAAGCGCAGACTTCCGTTGATATAGAGCAGGCCTATATCAAAAACTGGTCGTCCGGTAAAAATCCTTACCTTGAGGCGGCGGTGTCTGCCGCGGATAGAGGGGTGCGTGTCCGCATTCTCTTGGATTCATATTACTACAACACTGAAGACGACAACGACAATGATGAAATGGCGGATTACATAAATTCGGTTGCAGAAGAGAGAAACCTGAACCTTTCGGCAGCCCTCATTGATTTAAACGCCCTTGGCGTTGAAAAGATTCACAACAAAGCCGTAATAACCGACGGGGACAACGTTCTGATAAGTTCTGTTAACTGGAACGAAAACTCACCTTCGTACAACCGTGAGGCAGGGGTGATTCTTTCAGGAGGCAGTGTAGGGAAATATTATCAGGACGTTTTTGACTATGACTGGTCAAGACGCCAGGGCACGGGTTCTGCAGGAATTATAGAGTCCGTTTCGAAAGACGGCGGGTACATGCTCAAATTTTTTATAGCACTGTTTGTAATAATTCTGTTTGCCGCAGTCTACTTGGTAAAGAGAAGATGA
- a CDS encoding rRNA adenine N-6-methyltransferase family protein, producing the protein MEKIPYSAIWKSMMLEVFSEDEKHGNRVKWESVKHARDYWDRTKKDTARVKDQIKMINPKENDTILDIGSGPGTITIPAAKIAKSVVAVEPSGGMCTVLKERAIENGLSNLSVIRKKWEEVSLNELPKGKFEKVIASYSLSIADLGPEILRMNSVCSGKVFLFWFAGDFTWDDPEMRNMWKTVKSKDFYPGPKADILYGVLSDLGIYPDVTTFPLGVHDVYGSPEEACARICQRHSVIDEDDKKKVLEFFRSRSDGKTKISGFSNRVCMCWDAGQVRDNRDF; encoded by the coding sequence GTGGAAAAAATACCATACAGCGCTATCTGGAAAAGCATGATGCTTGAAGTGTTCTCGGAAGACGAAAAACACGGAAACCGCGTAAAATGGGAGTCGGTAAAGCACGCAAGAGACTACTGGGACAGGACAAAAAAGGATACTGCAAGGGTTAAAGACCAGATAAAAATGATAAACCCAAAAGAAAACGATACTATCCTTGACATAGGTTCAGGCCCCGGGACAATAACCATTCCTGCGGCAAAGATTGCAAAAAGTGTCGTTGCAGTGGAGCCTTCAGGCGGGATGTGCACGGTCCTGAAAGAAAGGGCTATTGAAAACGGCCTCTCAAACCTCTCGGTTATCCGGAAAAAATGGGAGGAAGTGTCTTTAAATGAACTACCTAAAGGTAAGTTTGAAAAGGTTATCGCATCGTACTCTCTGTCTATTGCAGACCTGGGCCCTGAAATTTTAAGGATGAACTCCGTATGCTCAGGAAAGGTCTTTTTGTTCTGGTTTGCCGGGGACTTCACGTGGGACGATCCTGAAATGAGAAACATGTGGAAGACCGTAAAGTCAAAGGACTTCTACCCAGGACCTAAGGCAGACATATTATACGGTGTCCTTTCAGACCTCGGTATATACCCTGATGTAACTACTTTTCCGCTCGGGGTCCATGATGTATACGGGTCGCCTGAAGAGGCATGCGCAAGAATCTGCCAGAGGCACTCGGTTATTGATGAAGATGACAAAAAAAAAGTCCTTGAATTTTTCAGGAGCAGATCAGACGGCAAAACCAAAATTTCCGGCTTTTCAAACCGTGTCTGCATGTGCTGGGATGCCGGACAAGTCCGGGACAACCGGGATTTCTAA
- a CDS encoding DUF367 family protein, whose translation MIPLYAWRDNSCDPRVCSVKKLHRFGMVRIYPKIASVPRNTLVLDPTAGQALSPADKISPSITVLDCSWETLNTGIIEGWKRRRALPFLVAANPGHFGRPFMLNSVEAFSAALYIIGEKEQAKTVLSKFNWGLRFLEVNAEPLEEYAGAKDSSEIVKIQSYYL comes from the coding sequence ATGATACCGCTTTATGCATGGCGGGACAACAGCTGTGATCCAAGGGTCTGTTCGGTAAAGAAACTTCACAGATTCGGCATGGTCAGAATATACCCGAAAATAGCATCTGTTCCAAGAAACACTCTCGTCCTGGACCCTACGGCAGGTCAGGCACTCTCGCCGGCGGATAAAATATCACCGTCAATAACAGTACTTGACTGTTCATGGGAGACTCTCAATACCGGAATAATAGAAGGCTGGAAAAGGAGGCGTGCACTTCCGTTTCTTGTCGCTGCAAACCCCGGGCATTTTGGGAGGCCGTTTATGCTGAACTCAGTTGAGGCATTTTCCGCGGCGCTTTATATTATCGGTGAAAAAGAGCAGGCAAAAACGGTCCTTTCAAAATTCAACTGGGGGTTGAGATTTCTCGAGGTAAATGCAGAGCCCCTTGAAGAATACGCCGGTGCAAAGGACTCCTCGGAAATCGTCAAAATACAGTCATATTATCTCTAA
- a CDS encoding nucleoside 2-deoxyribosyltransferase has translation MVTKIVSMFILMCPCIKDPGLRAKGITKPSDINMFVRCVERCGTFGVEIVYLPCPETIYLGKEREPGSYLDNLNTPEFERLIKDLSGDVHAKIRDMGAPLCIVGVDSSPSCGVTATYYSDEKKPGRGAFLNLFSGIPAYDVSVFSKYRVYLAAPLFTAAERSFNRRLSEILGKNLFDVYLPQETGDCIGSREAYLNKSIFEKNLSELKKADIVVSVTDGADADSGTSWEMGFAYAMNKKVVSLRTDFRMAGPNERVNLMLDESSVVVTTVKDLIEALNSPVKDIFPYEQNDFL, from the coding sequence TTGGTAACCAAAATCGTATCAATGTTTATACTGATGTGCCCGTGCATAAAAGACCCCGGGCTGAGGGCAAAGGGTATTACAAAACCCTCTGACATCAATATGTTTGTACGGTGCGTAGAACGGTGCGGGACTTTCGGAGTTGAAATAGTGTATCTTCCGTGTCCCGAGACGATATATCTCGGTAAAGAAAGGGAACCGGGGAGTTATCTTGACAATCTCAATACCCCTGAATTTGAGAGGCTTATAAAAGACCTTTCCGGAGATGTGCACGCTAAAATCCGGGACATGGGAGCTCCTTTATGCATTGTAGGCGTTGATTCATCGCCTTCCTGCGGTGTTACCGCGACCTATTACTCTGATGAGAAAAAGCCCGGCAGAGGGGCATTCCTGAATCTTTTTTCAGGTATTCCGGCTTATGACGTATCAGTGTTCTCGAAATACAGGGTATATCTTGCTGCACCGCTTTTTACTGCGGCCGAAAGAAGTTTTAACAGGCGGCTCTCAGAAATCCTGGGAAAAAATCTTTTTGACGTTTATCTTCCCCAGGAGACGGGAGACTGTATCGGTTCAAGAGAAGCATATCTAAATAAGAGTATTTTTGAAAAGAATCTGTCTGAACTCAAAAAGGCGGATATCGTCGTATCCGTAACAGACGGGGCAGATGCCGATTCCGGCACGTCATGGGAGATGGGTTTTGCATATGCCATGAATAAAAAGGTCGTATCACTGAGGACGGATTTCCGCATGGCCGGGCCAAATGAAAGGGTCAACCTGATGCTTGATGAGTCCTCTGTCGTCGTTACAACGGTAAAAGACCTTATTGAAGCATTGAATTCTCCGGTAAAGGACATTTTTCCATACGAACAAAATGATTTCCTCTGA
- a CDS encoding sensor histidine kinase, which produces MLINGSNESESGGHWKIIILVLTLLVFFVNFISYLFDITDTVANLFLIPVIIATFFFRKKGMVYTLAVMGIYLVFVWAVAPEPSVIVDAGEHAIVMAGLGLIITLLSIALHSSEEKYRLLFETSPAPLIVTDSNGIITDVNDNFYSQFGYDKKCLVGFPVQKLNFIAEGSRKVIEAVMLSGKSPGLQKSKIKSPPEIYIEDEKGSVHTCRLFFSASDRSDTDAEMKMISLLDITDNVIAEKRIKLSLKEKEMLLREVHHRVKNNLQIIVSILRLQLSRTSDPKTRDILRDCQSRVYSMAMVHEKMYRSESLATIDIREYLEHLSKDILMEYSDMIGRVTIDVTSEKDLNFDLDTIVPCALITSELLTNSMKYAFPGNRQGHIKIDIYGKKAPYTLYYKDDGVGIPENFDPEYVDTLGIKIVMSLVKQLRGNMVMRNSSGTEIIVIFPVETDLNV; this is translated from the coding sequence ATGCTGATAAACGGTTCAAATGAAAGCGAGTCAGGCGGTCACTGGAAAATAATAATTTTAGTCCTGACACTGCTCGTTTTTTTCGTAAATTTCATCTCTTATCTTTTTGATATAACGGATACCGTAGCCAACCTTTTTCTCATACCCGTGATAATAGCTACCTTTTTTTTCCGGAAAAAAGGGATGGTTTATACACTTGCGGTAATGGGCATTTACCTTGTCTTCGTATGGGCGGTTGCTCCGGAACCTTCAGTAATAGTCGATGCGGGAGAGCACGCGATTGTTATGGCAGGTTTGGGGCTTATCATCACTCTTTTGAGCATTGCCCTTCACAGCAGTGAGGAGAAGTACAGGCTTCTGTTTGAAACGTCTCCTGCGCCTCTTATAGTAACTGATTCAAACGGCATCATAACTGATGTAAACGACAATTTTTATTCCCAGTTCGGATATGACAAGAAGTGTCTGGTCGGATTTCCTGTACAAAAACTTAATTTTATAGCAGAGGGAAGCCGCAAAGTAATCGAAGCTGTCATGCTGTCAGGAAAAAGTCCGGGTTTGCAGAAAAGCAAAATAAAATCTCCTCCTGAAATTTATATCGAGGACGAAAAGGGCTCGGTTCATACGTGCAGGCTTTTTTTCAGCGCTTCTGACAGAAGTGACACAGACGCCGAGATGAAGATGATAAGTCTTCTTGACATAACTGATAATGTCATCGCCGAAAAGAGAATAAAACTTTCTTTAAAGGAAAAGGAGATGCTTTTAAGGGAGGTTCATCACAGGGTAAAGAATAATCTTCAGATTATAGTAAGTATACTGAGGCTTCAGCTCAGCAGGACTTCAGACCCGAAAACCCGTGATATTTTAAGAGACTGCCAGAGCAGGGTGTACTCGATGGCGATGGTCCACGAAAAGATGTACAGGTCCGAAAGCCTTGCGACTATTGATATCAGGGAATACCTGGAGCACCTGTCAAAGGATATCCTGATGGAATATTCGGATATGATAGGAAGGGTGACAATTGACGTTACATCAGAAAAAGACTTGAATTTTGACCTGGATACTATCGTCCCCTGTGCACTTATAACAAGTGAGCTTCTTACGAATTCCATGAAATATGCATTCCCCGGGAATAGGCAGGGACATATAAAAATAGATATATATGGAAAAAAAGCACCTTATACTTTATACTACAAAGATGACGGTGTAGGAATCCCGGAAAATTTTGACCCTGAATATGTAGATACCCTGGGAATAAAGATAGTGATGTCCCTTGTCAAGCAGCTCAGAGGGAATATGGTTATGAGGAACAGTTCGGGGACCGAGATTATAGTGATATTTCCTGTAGAGACTGATTTAAACGTTTAA
- a CDS encoding response regulator, which translates to MATNKKILIAEDEGIVSLEIKETLENLGYTVVGEAQTGLEALKMAEKLSPDLVLMDIILQGDIDGIEAAERVYSLYDIPVIFLTAHSDEATLKRALKTNAFGYLIKPFNERELYSNIEMTLHKHRILKKVGSPGETVEKTLVLVSDAVVTTDTRGNITRINPPAESLTGWMRGDVLGFDIFSIFELDQGKVLGLMDSVRNDSFERRTMLSWADGLSLKKKSGDKIPVSMNIGFIKGNKWEPDEFFFVIIPDDVKDENGECRLERYYRIVMDLMNNSVFMINSDMKIVVYNQAFLDLCANIGISLEKLDKPVYEILPSEIFGKKWDYQEIFDNGSSYRMERTYKNEKTVRYLTIETIPLSDNNSITHAAFIGSDTTREKEIEEKEERISMNFKAHSENVEEIADLCARIKMPLGKIRKISESSASADLKNISAAASEISEILLDIDLKWLKYEKIKTFFDLIKESSSGGEKKEEA; encoded by the coding sequence GTGGCCACTAATAAAAAGATACTCATTGCAGAGGACGAAGGGATAGTATCTCTTGAGATAAAGGAGACGCTTGAAAATCTTGGCTATACAGTTGTCGGCGAGGCTCAGACCGGGCTTGAAGCGCTGAAAATGGCAGAAAAGCTCAGTCCTGATCTTGTCCTGATGGATATTATACTCCAGGGGGATATTGACGGAATAGAGGCAGCCGAAAGAGTTTATTCCCTGTATGATATACCTGTAATATTTCTGACGGCTCATTCCGATGAGGCGACATTAAAAAGGGCGCTTAAAACCAACGCCTTCGGTTATCTCATAAAACCCTTCAATGAAAGGGAGCTATACAGCAACATCGAGATGACTCTTCACAAGCACAGGATCTTAAAGAAAGTCGGCTCTCCCGGTGAAACCGTTGAAAAAACGCTTGTTCTGGTGTCAGATGCCGTGGTTACGACTGATACCCGGGGCAATATAACGAGAATAAACCCCCCGGCGGAATCACTTACAGGATGGATGAGAGGTGATGTTCTGGGTTTTGATATATTCTCGATATTCGAACTCGACCAGGGGAAAGTCCTTGGCCTGATGGATTCGGTCAGAAATGATTCATTTGAAAGGAGGACTATGCTTTCGTGGGCCGACGGGCTTAGTCTGAAGAAGAAGTCCGGTGACAAAATCCCTGTTTCAATGAATATCGGGTTTATAAAAGGTAACAAATGGGAGCCTGACGAATTCTTTTTTGTAATCATACCTGATGACGTAAAGGACGAAAACGGCGAATGCAGGCTTGAGAGGTACTACAGAATAGTAATGGACCTGATGAACAACTCGGTCTTCATGATAAACTCTGACATGAAAATTGTCGTTTATAATCAGGCTTTTTTGGATTTGTGTGCAAATATCGGAATATCTCTTGAAAAACTTGACAAACCGGTTTATGAAATTCTTCCTTCCGAAATCTTTGGGAAAAAGTGGGATTACCAGGAGATATTTGACAACGGTTCTTCATACAGGATGGAAAGAACATATAAAAATGAAAAAACCGTCAGGTATCTTACGATTGAAACTATACCGCTCTCGGATAACAATTCGATAACCCATGCTGCGTTTATAGGGTCTGACACCACGCGTGAGAAGGAGATTGAGGAGAAAGAAGAGAGAATCTCGATGAATTTTAAGGCTCACAGTGAAAATGTAGAAGAGATAGCAGACCTGTGTGCACGCATAAAGATGCCCCTCGGAAAAATCAGAAAAATCTCGGAATCATCGGCATCCGCGGATCTAAAAAATATATCTGCCGCAGCTTCTGAAATTTCTGAAATTTTACTGGATATTGACCTGAAATGGCTGAAATACGAGAAAATAAAGACTTTTTTTGATCTCATTAAAGAGTCCTCCTCAGGCGGAGAGAAAAAGGAAGAGGCATAG